A DNA window from Calliphora vicina chromosome 1, idCalVici1.1, whole genome shotgun sequence contains the following coding sequences:
- the LOC135949581 gene encoding uncharacterized protein LOC135949581 — protein sequence MDKKPAIKRNREKRNNKRWTDNEIKQLLQYLQEQPDFEKPTAQIFYRQFLKASNLDATWDLCRWKIKNLRTTYKKAETWRRSNGLFETDPAVQDKLRKICRFYDDLHCVFAQRFSDFPDELFDSASTTDMSFNRTSLTESTMDDSIDEFHLAAVKSEANDDIEEQTPLLVPLRSETTSPVSSVPAEPQDDERVINHKDENVQLKPDAFKNSLDEISQKNREQSTFLKMRLEFEKDRFQKEFELKERKFAEEIKERREKFELKKLEMEQEKHLRILQLEKEERIETFEIKMRYRRSRSRSRSSD from the exons ATGGATAAAAAGCCAGCCATAAAACGAAACCGagaaaaaagaaacaataaaagATGGACTGATAATGAAATCAAGCAGTTGTTGCAATATTTGCAAGAGCAGCCAGATTTTGAG AAACCCACAGCCCAAATATTTTATCGGcaatttttaaaagcttccaaTCTCGATGCCACTTGGGATCTGTGCCGttggaaaatcaaaaaccttaGAACCACATATAAAAAAGCAGAGACTTGGAGAAGATCTAATGGCTTGTTTGAGACCGACCCAGCCGTACAAG ataagttaagaaaaatttgTCGTTTCTACGATGACCTGCATTGTGTTTTCGCACAAAGATTTTCAGATTTCCCGGACGAATTGTTTGATAGTGCCTCAACAACAGATATGAGTTTTAACCGAACATCGCTGACAGAAAGTACTATGGACGATAGTATTGATGAATTCCATTTAGCTGCCGTAAAATCCGAGGCAAATGATGACATTGAAGAACAAACTCCGTTATTAGTTCCTTTGCGTTCTGAAACAACTTCTCCGGTTTCATCTGTACCAGCAGAACCACAAGATGATGAAAGAGTCATAAATCATAAAGATGAAAACGTCCAATTGAAACCTGatgcatttaaaaattctttggaTGAAATTTCTCAAAAGAATAGGGAacaaagtacatttttaaaaatgcgaCTTGAATTTGAAAAAGACAGATTTCAAAAGGAATTCGAACTAAAGGAAAGAAAATTTGCCGAGGAAATTAAGGAGAGACGGGAAAAgtttgaattgaagaaattgGAAATGGAGCAAGAGAAACATTTGCGCATATTGCAGCTGGAAAAGGAGGAGAGAATCGAAACGTTTGAAATTAAAATGCGTTACCGCCGTTCTCGTTCACGTTCACGTAGCAGTGATTAG
- the Spec2 gene encoding CDC42 small effector protein homolog has translation MANSGDIWLQWFSCCFHQPQSPSRRRHQRLRIDRSMIGNPTNFQHTGHIGSADVELSTNHLNAIQTQMQSKGGYEMNSIQLQAC, from the exons ATGGCCAATTCCGGTGACATCTGGCTGCAATGGTTCTCCTGCTGTTTCCATCAACCCCAATCGCCGTCACGGCGAAGACACCAACGTTTACGCATCGATCGCTCAATGATTGGTAATCCAACGAATTTTCAGCATACCGGACATATCGGTTCGGCCGATGTGGAATTGTCCACAAATCACTTAAATGCAATACAGACACAAATGCAGAGTAAGGGGGGCTATGAGATGAATTCAATACAATTGCAG GCCTGCTGA